One stretch of Methanofastidiosum sp. DNA includes these proteins:
- a CDS encoding DUF1858 domain-containing protein, whose amino-acid sequence MSIGEIVEQYPETVPVFMSHGLGCIGCAIAQFETLEEGAMAHGIDVEALLQDLNKSVKN is encoded by the coding sequence ATGTCCATAGGGGAAATAGTAGAACAATACCCAGAAACAGTTCCTGTCTTCATGTCACACGGGCTTGGGTGCATCGGTTGTGCAATTGCACAGTTTGAGACTTTAGAAGAGGGTGCAATGGCTCACGGGATTGATGTTGAGGCCCTTCTCCAAGATTTAAACAAGTCAGTAAAAAATTAA